From a region of the Lactuca sativa cultivar Salinas chromosome 4, Lsat_Salinas_v11, whole genome shotgun sequence genome:
- the LOC111915308 gene encoding RING-H2 finger protein ATL13, translating to MTAAFVGGTSTFVVTFWLLSGRQPPPSWWSAALRLLNRSNKTMVIAVEKEGGVVFDCIVCLCEVSQEDQYRKLPNCNHGVQFHAHCIDAWLKNHSSCPICRSNIPRPLSQRLKAYVLQHLFEEVISYCHSALDNVASSIGDCRDF from the coding sequence ATGACGGCTGCATTTGTTGGTGGCACGTCCACTTTCGTGGTGACTTTTTGGCTCCTTTCAGGAAGACAGCCACCACCATCATGGTGGTCGGCTGCATTGAGGTTGCTCAACAGATCCAACAAAACCATGGTAATTGCAGTAGAGAAAGAAGGTGGTGTCGTGTTTGATTGCATAGTGTGTCTTTGTGAAGTGTCCCAGGAAGACCAGTACAGAAAGCTTCCAAACTGCAACCATGGCGTCCAATTCCATGCTCATTGTATTGATGCATGGTTGAAAAATCATAGCAGCTGTCCAATCTGCAGAAGCAACATCCCCCGCCCATTGTCTCAACGCCTAAAAGCATATGTTTTGCAACATCTCTTCGAAGAGGTTATATCCTATTGTCACTCAGCCTTAGATAACGTAGCtagctctattggagattgtcgAGACTTTTGA